One window from the genome of Sphaerotilus microaerophilus encodes:
- a CDS encoding ABC transporter ATP-binding protein has translation MAALTLDKVSKIYREKGKADNRAVKAVDMAVHDGEIISLLGSSGCGKTSTLRMVAGFESVSEGQVRIGERVINDLKPAERNVAMAFEGYALYPPLTVANNIAFSLLRSKMPRPEVRKRVQHIAELLEITDILEAYPPTLSGGQQQRVSLARALVRPADLWLLDEPMSQLEPQLRAVLRGRIKEYLIEHRMTSVFVTHDQTEAVALSDRIAVMSNGVLQQFASPEDLKERPANLFVAGFIGEPAMNLLPARLALQDGRLDALVHAQGDAGIALRVSFGALDRVVNAAALHDGQKVHLGVRPHKVSLGRTADCANPVQGTLAFNQWQGDQSHVGIDLGGHTLLVVTDGAVDLADGSGVGLCLPTEALHLFDSDSEKALVHGADLR, from the coding sequence ATGGCGGCACTCACCCTCGACAAGGTCAGCAAGATCTACCGCGAGAAAGGCAAGGCGGACAACCGCGCCGTCAAGGCGGTGGACATGGCCGTCCACGACGGCGAGATCATCTCGCTGCTGGGCAGCTCCGGCTGCGGCAAGACCAGCACGCTGCGCATGGTGGCCGGCTTCGAGTCGGTCAGCGAAGGCCAGGTCCGCATCGGCGAGCGGGTCATCAACGACCTCAAGCCGGCCGAGCGCAACGTGGCGATGGCCTTCGAAGGCTATGCGCTGTATCCGCCGCTGACGGTGGCCAACAACATCGCCTTCAGCCTGCTGCGCAGCAAGATGCCGCGCCCGGAGGTGCGCAAGCGCGTGCAGCACATCGCCGAGCTGCTGGAGATCACCGACATCCTGGAGGCCTACCCGCCCACGCTGTCGGGCGGCCAGCAGCAGCGCGTGAGCCTGGCGCGCGCGCTGGTGCGCCCGGCCGACCTCTGGCTGCTCGACGAGCCGATGAGCCAGCTCGAACCGCAGCTGCGTGCGGTGCTGCGCGGGCGCATCAAGGAGTACCTGATCGAGCACCGCATGACCTCGGTGTTCGTCACCCACGACCAGACCGAGGCGGTGGCGCTGTCCGACCGCATCGCGGTGATGAGCAACGGCGTGCTGCAGCAGTTCGCCTCGCCGGAGGATCTGAAGGAGCGCCCGGCCAACCTCTTCGTCGCCGGCTTCATCGGCGAGCCGGCGATGAACCTGCTGCCCGCCCGGCTGGCGCTGCAGGACGGCCGGCTGGACGCGCTGGTGCACGCCCAGGGCGATGCCGGCATCGCGCTGCGGGTGAGCTTCGGCGCGCTCGACCGCGTCGTCAATGCCGCCGCGCTGCACGACGGCCAGAAGGTGCACCTGGGCGTGCGCCCGCACAAGGTCAGCCTGGGCCGCACCGCCGACTGCGCCAACCCGGTGCAGGGCACGCTGGCCTTCAACCAATGGCAGGGCGACCAGAGCCACGTCGGCATCGACCTGGGCGGCCACACCCTGCTGGTGGTCACCGACGGCGCGGTGGACCTGGCCGACGGCAGTGGCGTCGGCCTGTGCCTGCCCACCGAGGCGCTGCACCTGTTCGACAGCGACAGCGAGAAGGCGCTGGTACACGGGGCGGACCTCCGCTGA
- a CDS encoding ABC transporter ATP-binding protein, with protein sequence METDPNPMSYLKISGLTKAFGKKRVLDGLDLEVRQGECLVVFGGSGSGKTTLLRQIAGVMEPDAGSIHIGGEDVGEVGPESRGVAMAFQNFALYPHLTAFENIASPLRARRMAEAEVAARVLEVARLLKIDHVLTHLPKQLSNGQKQRTSLGRSLVHRPPVLLLDDPLRNVDAKIRFEMRLEFPKLFKAFGSTVLYVTQDYREALALGDRIGVLVDGRFQQIDSPHGIYRNPRTREVARLFGDPPINLFEVTPRVDGDALAVDIGGLPVRLDDLRPQARPELIGRACVLGVRPEDVVFSTQEQPGALPVALEAVMPINVRTVTLLKAGQGAAGAEILSSRPEDPALAGRRERLPGWATLVPGRAMFFDRATGARL encoded by the coding sequence ATGGAAACCGATCCCAACCCCATGTCCTACCTGAAGATCTCCGGCCTGACCAAGGCCTTCGGCAAGAAGCGCGTGCTCGACGGCCTGGACCTCGAGGTGCGCCAGGGCGAATGCCTGGTGGTGTTCGGCGGCTCCGGCAGCGGCAAGACCACGCTGCTGCGGCAGATCGCCGGCGTGATGGAGCCCGACGCCGGCAGCATCCACATCGGCGGCGAGGACGTCGGCGAGGTGGGCCCGGAGTCCCGCGGCGTCGCGATGGCCTTCCAGAACTTCGCGCTCTACCCGCACCTCACGGCCTTCGAGAACATCGCCAGCCCGCTGCGGGCGCGCAGGATGGCCGAGGCCGAGGTGGCGGCGCGGGTGCTGGAAGTGGCCCGGCTGCTGAAGATCGACCACGTGCTCACGCACCTGCCCAAGCAGCTGTCCAACGGCCAGAAGCAGCGCACCTCGCTGGGCCGCAGCCTGGTGCACCGCCCGCCGGTGCTGCTGCTGGACGACCCGCTGCGCAACGTGGACGCCAAGATCCGCTTCGAGATGCGGCTGGAGTTCCCGAAGCTGTTCAAGGCCTTCGGCTCCACGGTGCTCTACGTGACGCAGGACTACCGCGAGGCGCTGGCGCTCGGCGACCGCATCGGCGTGCTGGTGGACGGCAGGTTCCAGCAGATCGACTCGCCGCACGGCATCTACCGCAACCCGCGCACCCGCGAGGTGGCGCGCCTGTTCGGCGACCCGCCGATCAACCTCTTCGAGGTCACCCCGCGGGTCGATGGCGACGCGCTGGCGGTGGATATCGGCGGCCTGCCGGTGCGCCTGGACGACCTGCGCCCGCAAGCCCGGCCCGAGCTGATCGGCCGCGCCTGCGTGCTGGGCGTGCGCCCCGAGGACGTGGTCTTCAGCACCCAGGAGCAGCCCGGCGCGCTGCCGGTGGCGCTGGAGGCGGTGATGCCCATCAACGTGCGCACCGTCACCCTGCTCAAGGCGGGCCAGGGCGCGGCGGGGGCCGAGATCCTCTCCAGCCGGCCGGAAGACCCGGCGCTGGCCGGCCGCCGCGAGCGCCTGCCCGGCTGGGCCACGCTGGTGCCGGGCCGCGCGATGTTCTTCGACCGCGCCACCGGCGCCCGGCTGTGA
- a CDS encoding carbohydrate ABC transporter permease yields the protein MTSATFWRGLRILARVAVGLFFLFPFVWVLLMSFMTNQDILRATPSLAFDPTLDNYSSLIRGELKTDVGTLTSDYIRNLGNSLLLSSASVILSLILGVPAAYAFARFKFRLGEDIAFTLLSFRFAPPILVLLPLQLYFQEIGLYDTYVGLIWVYQLITLPLILWIVRGYFEDISPDIEHAYRLDGHSWMKSFFKIAIPLARPGIAAAGLLSFIFAWNNFVFALILGSSSVQPVTVGAMAFITASGIQYGQIAAALMLSVIPTATIAMFAQRYLVEGLSLGAVKG from the coding sequence ATGACCTCTGCAACCTTCTGGCGCGGCCTGCGCATCCTGGCGCGGGTGGCCGTCGGCCTGTTCTTCCTGTTCCCCTTCGTCTGGGTGCTCCTGATGAGCTTCATGACGAACCAGGACATCCTGCGCGCCACGCCCAGCCTGGCCTTCGACCCCACGCTGGACAACTACAGCTCGCTGATCCGCGGCGAGCTGAAGACCGACGTGGGCACGCTCACCAGCGACTACATCCGCAACCTCGGCAACAGCCTGCTGCTGTCGAGCGCGTCGGTGATCCTGTCGCTGATCCTGGGCGTGCCGGCGGCCTACGCCTTTGCCCGCTTCAAGTTCCGCCTGGGCGAGGACATCGCCTTCACGCTGCTGAGCTTCCGCTTCGCGCCGCCCATCCTGGTGCTGCTGCCGCTGCAGCTGTACTTCCAGGAGATCGGCCTGTACGACACCTACGTCGGCCTGATCTGGGTCTACCAGCTCATCACGCTGCCGCTGATCCTCTGGATCGTGCGCGGCTACTTCGAGGACATCAGCCCCGACATCGAGCACGCCTACCGCCTGGACGGCCACAGCTGGATGAAGAGCTTCTTCAAGATCGCCATCCCGCTGGCCCGCCCGGGCATCGCGGCGGCCGGGCTGCTGAGCTTCATCTTCGCGTGGAACAACTTCGTCTTCGCGCTGATCCTGGGCAGCTCCAGCGTGCAGCCGGTGACCGTGGGCGCGATGGCCTTCATCACCGCCAGCGGCATCCAGTACGGCCAGATCGCCGCGGCGCTGATGCTCAGCGTGATCCCCACCGCCACCATCGCGATGTTCGCGCAGCGCTACCTCGTCGAAGGCCTGAGCCTCGGCGCGGTGAAAGGCTGA
- a CDS encoding carbohydrate ABC transporter permease — translation MSSLTMSSPGKPVRKLRMQRLLPYLLSLPALLVCIGILVPFFTAVGYSFQRYNLSFPDARGYVWFDNYIALFTDEAFWNTVRVSLTYTVATVGVQLLLGLGIALLLQKRNAVNNAMSVLLILPLMVAPAIASLMWKLMTNPGFGVLNWLLRQVGIDDFGWSSRPESAMFTVVLVDTWVYTPFITVLLLAGLRALPRQPFEAAELDGVPGSFVFFRITLPMLLPYILTAGMFRMLDSIQQFDIIYSMTQGGPGDSLTVFQVQAYLEAFSFSNIGKSAALVLVLWAITYALSTLFIKHWLKLRQRARGQA, via the coding sequence ATGTCCTCCCTGACGATGTCTTCTCCCGGCAAGCCCGTGCGCAAGCTGCGCATGCAGCGCCTGCTGCCCTACCTGCTGAGCCTGCCCGCGCTGCTGGTGTGCATCGGCATCCTGGTGCCCTTCTTCACCGCGGTGGGCTACTCGTTCCAGCGCTACAACCTGTCGTTCCCGGACGCGCGCGGCTACGTCTGGTTCGACAACTACATCGCCCTGTTCACCGACGAGGCCTTCTGGAACACGGTGCGGGTGTCGCTCACCTACACGGTCGCCACCGTGGGCGTGCAGCTGCTGCTCGGCCTGGGCATCGCCCTGCTGCTGCAGAAGCGCAATGCGGTCAATAACGCGATGAGCGTGCTGCTGATCCTGCCGCTGATGGTGGCCCCCGCGATCGCCAGCCTGATGTGGAAGCTGATGACCAACCCCGGCTTCGGCGTGCTGAACTGGCTGCTGCGGCAGGTGGGCATCGACGACTTCGGCTGGTCCTCGCGGCCCGAATCCGCCATGTTCACCGTGGTGCTGGTGGACACCTGGGTCTACACGCCCTTCATCACCGTGCTGCTGCTGGCCGGCCTGCGCGCGCTGCCGCGCCAGCCCTTCGAGGCCGCGGAGCTCGACGGCGTGCCGGGCAGCTTCGTCTTCTTCCGTATCACGCTGCCGATGTTGCTGCCCTACATCCTGACGGCCGGCATGTTCCGCATGCTCGACTCGATCCAGCAGTTCGACATCATCTACTCGATGACGCAGGGTGGCCCGGGCGACTCGCTCACCGTCTTCCAGGTGCAGGCCTACCTCGAAGCGTTCAGCTTCTCCAACATCGGCAAGTCCGCCGCCCTGGTGCTGGTGCTCTGGGCCATCACCTACGCGCTGTCGACGCTGTTCATCAAGCACTGGCTCAAGCTGCGCCAACGCGCCCGTGGCCAGGCCTGA
- a CDS encoding extracellular solute-binding protein produces the protein MSDTLKALARACHENRLGRRDFLTRASAMGFSASAAGLALNAVSTEALAAGGVDFQKHKGKTIKLLLNKHPYVDAMLKNIENFKALTGLNITYDIFPEDVYFDKVTAALASKSSQYDAFMTGAYQTWKYGPARQIVDLNTFLKDPKLTSDTYKWDDIYEGLRESTAWDGKAGSKLGGPGSKQWALPWGFELNSLTYNRKALDGMGMKVPTSLPDLIDKAKAISKAGKMYGVGVRGSRSWATIHAGFLSGYTNFGGRDFENVGGKLKPVMNSAASKSFHTMWVDMLKSAGPKNWTNYTWYEVGNDLGAGASAMIYDADILGYFMNGGSNKEAGNLAFAGFTPNPQAKNPTPNVWIWSLAMSEFSKQKEAAWFFMQWATHTDNTTFGATKGDLVNPIRKSVWANPEFQQRLEKSYPGYLKQYQDSIANSKIYFTPQQLFPEFTTEWAAMLQQMYGGQISVDEGLDKLAQTLTKKLKDVGLA, from the coding sequence ATGTCCGATACCCTGAAGGCCCTCGCCCGGGCTTGCCATGAGAACCGGCTCGGCCGCCGCGACTTCCTGACCCGCGCCAGCGCGATGGGCTTCTCCGCCTCGGCGGCGGGCCTGGCGCTGAACGCCGTGTCCACCGAGGCGCTCGCCGCCGGCGGCGTGGACTTCCAGAAGCACAAGGGCAAGACGATCAAGCTGCTGCTGAACAAGCACCCCTACGTCGACGCGATGTTGAAGAACATCGAGAACTTCAAGGCGCTGACCGGCCTGAACATCACCTACGACATCTTTCCGGAGGACGTGTACTTCGACAAGGTGACCGCCGCGCTGGCCAGCAAGTCGAGCCAGTACGACGCCTTCATGACCGGCGCCTACCAGACCTGGAAATACGGCCCGGCGCGCCAGATCGTCGACCTGAACACCTTCCTGAAGGACCCGAAGCTGACGTCCGACACCTACAAGTGGGACGACATCTACGAAGGCCTGCGCGAGTCCACCGCCTGGGACGGCAAGGCCGGCTCCAAGCTAGGCGGGCCGGGCAGCAAGCAGTGGGCGCTGCCCTGGGGCTTCGAGCTGAACTCGCTGACCTACAACAGGAAGGCGCTGGACGGCATGGGCATGAAGGTGCCTACCAGCCTGCCCGACCTGATCGACAAGGCCAAGGCCATCAGCAAGGCCGGCAAGATGTACGGTGTGGGCGTGCGCGGCAGCCGCTCCTGGGCCACCATCCACGCGGGCTTTCTCTCGGGCTACACCAACTTCGGCGGCCGTGACTTCGAGAACGTCGGCGGCAAGCTCAAGCCGGTGATGAACTCGGCGGCCAGCAAGAGCTTCCACACGATGTGGGTGGACATGCTCAAGAGCGCCGGCCCGAAGAACTGGACCAACTACACCTGGTACGAGGTCGGCAACGACCTGGGCGCAGGCGCCTCGGCGATGATCTACGACGCCGACATCCTGGGCTACTTCATGAACGGTGGCAGCAACAAGGAGGCCGGCAACCTGGCCTTCGCCGGCTTCACGCCCAACCCGCAGGCCAAGAACCCGACGCCCAACGTCTGGATCTGGTCGCTGGCGATGAGCGAGTTCTCCAAGCAGAAGGAGGCCGCCTGGTTCTTCATGCAGTGGGCCACGCACACCGACAACACCACCTTCGGCGCCACCAAGGGCGACCTGGTCAACCCGATCCGCAAGTCGGTCTGGGCCAACCCGGAGTTCCAGCAGCGCCTGGAGAAGAGCTACCCGGGCTACCTGAAGCAGTACCAGGACTCGATCGCCAACTCCAAGATCTACTTCACGCCGCAGCAGCTCTTCCCGGAGTTCACCACCGAGTGGGCGGCGATGCTGCAGCAGATGTACGGCGGCCAGATCTCGGTGGACGAGGGCCTGGACAAGCTGGCCCAGACGCTGACGAAGAAGCTCAAGGACGTCGGTCTGGCCTGA
- a CDS encoding sugar-binding transcriptional regulator: MESEQSLSIRAAWLAYVGGCTQEQIAERLGISRIKAQRLIAAATQNGLVKFFVEGVPAECMALEDGLMKAFGLKRCVVVPTVDPDEGLDDSAGEIPALAVAAARWLHRALESGEIRHIGIGHGRTLAAMVERLPACKRPDLHFISLLGSLTRRSSANPFDVIARLAERTGGECYFLPVPFIADSRADAEVLRAQRGVQLVLAMVRECQLCVVGIGDLGANTHLVRSQSVTPQEWQALVDGGAVGEIAGSFVNAQGQLVPCEMNERALGVSLDDLRGREVLAVAGGKYKADAISAVLRTGVVTALIVDEATAQTVLASTHAG; encoded by the coding sequence ATGGAATCCGAACAGAGCCTGTCCATCCGCGCCGCCTGGCTGGCCTACGTGGGCGGCTGCACGCAGGAGCAGATCGCCGAGCGGCTGGGCATCTCGCGCATCAAGGCGCAGCGGCTGATCGCTGCGGCCACGCAGAACGGGCTGGTGAAGTTCTTCGTCGAGGGTGTGCCGGCCGAGTGCATGGCGCTGGAAGACGGCCTGATGAAGGCCTTCGGGCTGAAGCGCTGCGTGGTGGTGCCCACCGTGGACCCGGACGAGGGGCTGGATGACAGTGCTGGCGAGATCCCCGCGCTGGCGGTGGCGGCGGCGCGCTGGCTGCACCGGGCGCTGGAGTCCGGCGAGATCCGGCACATCGGCATCGGCCACGGCCGCACGCTGGCGGCGATGGTGGAGCGCCTGCCGGCCTGCAAGCGCCCGGACCTGCACTTCATCTCGCTGCTCGGCAGCCTGACGCGGCGCTCGTCGGCCAACCCCTTCGACGTGATCGCCCGGCTGGCCGAGCGCACCGGCGGCGAGTGCTACTTCCTGCCGGTGCCCTTCATCGCCGACAGCCGCGCCGATGCGGAGGTGCTGCGCGCCCAGCGCGGCGTGCAGCTCGTGCTGGCGATGGTGCGCGAGTGCCAGCTCTGCGTGGTGGGCATCGGCGACCTGGGTGCCAACACGCACCTGGTGCGCAGCCAGTCGGTGACGCCACAGGAGTGGCAGGCGCTGGTGGATGGCGGGGCGGTGGGCGAGATCGCCGGCAGCTTCGTCAATGCCCAGGGGCAGCTGGTGCCCTGCGAGATGAACGAGCGCGCGCTGGGCGTGTCGCTCGACGACCTGCGAGGCCGCGAGGTGCTGGCCGTCGCAGGCGGCAAGTACAAGGCCGACGCCATCAGTGCGGTGCTGCGCACCGGCGTGGTGACGGCCTTGATCGTGGACGAGGCCACCGCTCAGACGGTGCTGGCATCCACCCACGCAGGCTGA
- a CDS encoding HAD family hydrolase — protein MSLIQAVVFDMDGILIDSEVLWRQVREEFAADNGMVWNALDQESTMGCNTRMWSRIMVERLQLQERLGMDDAAIAKEIKARLLAKYEAHLPEREGAVASVLRVAQKYKVALASGSPNELATHVMKVTGLDQVFLATMYGDDVTHGKPAPDIYLEVLKKIGVAPEQAVGIEDSGNGIRSLRAARMGIVAAPGPEFPLSEEVLALADVRIEHMAEVNPELIEQAAAQRRLRG, from the coding sequence ATGTCCCTCATCCAAGCCGTCGTCTTCGACATGGACGGCATCCTGATCGACTCCGAAGTGCTCTGGCGCCAGGTGCGCGAGGAGTTCGCCGCCGACAACGGCATGGTCTGGAACGCCCTGGACCAGGAGTCCACCATGGGCTGCAACACCCGCATGTGGAGCCGCATCATGGTCGAGCGCCTGCAGCTGCAGGAGCGCCTGGGCATGGACGACGCCGCGATCGCCAAGGAGATCAAGGCGCGCCTGCTGGCCAAGTACGAGGCCCACCTGCCCGAGCGCGAGGGCGCCGTGGCCTCGGTGCTGCGCGTGGCGCAGAAGTACAAGGTCGCGCTGGCCTCGGGCTCGCCCAACGAGCTGGCCACCCACGTGATGAAGGTGACCGGACTGGACCAGGTCTTCCTGGCCACGATGTACGGCGACGACGTGACGCACGGCAAGCCGGCGCCGGACATCTACCTGGAGGTGCTGAAGAAGATCGGCGTGGCGCCCGAGCAGGCGGTGGGCATCGAGGACTCCGGCAACGGCATCCGCTCGCTGCGCGCAGCGCGGATGGGCATCGTCGCCGCGCCGGGGCCGGAGTTCCCGCTCAGCGAGGAGGTGCTGGCGCTGGCGGATGTGCGCATCGAGCACATGGCCGAGGTGAATCCCGAGCTGATCGAGCAGGCCGCCGCCCAGCGCCGCCTGCGCGGCTGA
- the dhaL gene encoding dihydroxyacetone kinase subunit DhaL codes for MSMNRVINNPDLVVEDMLTGWLMAHADTVVAREDNPRVVQRVQAPERGKVGIVTGGGSGHEPAFLGYVGDGLCDAVAVGEIFSSPTAKSFLDAMRSADGGAGVACLYGNYAGDNMNVKMAMQMAAREGIVVRTVVANDDVPSAPKGDEAKRRGVAGEILMWKVGGAKAAMGGTLDEVIAVAQKAIASTRSIGVGLSACVIPAVGHANFSIEHGTMEVGIGHHGEPGIDVRKTVSAAEMAEMMLNVVLPDLPFVGGDRVAVLISGLGATPVMEQYILYGEVAKRLQAQGMTVAVNFVGNLFTSLEMMGVTLTLMKLDDELEACLKAPARSVGLTVAGDLGVGRAYSGVAAGQAAASSAPVAGKAATAAAAPRGVQGPAVALAGSGALVRDLIATIVEHRQFLSDIDGLIGDGDHGINMAKGFTGCGTRLDALGAERAAQLPAALEQLSQALMDDIGGSMGPLYGNFFLGFVNTLEPHLSTSGQLDAALFADALAAAVANVQAMGNAQVGDKTLIDTLVPARDAFRAAVAGGAGFADALQAMSDAAERGKDSTKDLQARIGRSARLGPRSIGVLDAGATSCWLILRTMAQSLQRQLAG; via the coding sequence ATGTCCATGAACCGCGTCATCAACAACCCCGACCTGGTGGTCGAGGACATGCTCACCGGCTGGCTGATGGCCCACGCCGACACCGTGGTCGCCCGCGAGGACAACCCGCGCGTGGTGCAGCGGGTGCAGGCCCCCGAGCGCGGCAAGGTGGGCATCGTCACCGGCGGCGGCTCCGGGCACGAGCCGGCCTTCCTGGGCTACGTGGGCGACGGCCTGTGCGACGCGGTGGCGGTGGGCGAGATCTTTTCGTCGCCGACCGCCAAGAGCTTTCTGGACGCGATGCGCAGCGCCGACGGCGGCGCGGGCGTGGCCTGCCTGTACGGCAACTACGCCGGCGACAACATGAACGTGAAGATGGCCATGCAGATGGCCGCGCGCGAAGGCATCGTGGTCCGTACCGTGGTGGCCAACGACGACGTGCCCTCCGCACCAAAGGGCGATGAGGCCAAGCGCCGCGGCGTGGCCGGCGAGATCCTGATGTGGAAGGTCGGCGGCGCCAAGGCCGCGATGGGCGGCACGCTCGACGAGGTGATCGCGGTGGCGCAGAAGGCCATCGCCAGCACCCGCTCGATCGGCGTGGGCCTGTCGGCCTGCGTGATCCCGGCGGTGGGCCACGCGAACTTCAGCATCGAGCACGGCACGATGGAGGTCGGCATCGGCCACCACGGCGAGCCGGGCATCGACGTGCGCAAGACGGTCAGCGCCGCCGAAATGGCCGAGATGATGCTGAACGTGGTGCTGCCGGACCTGCCCTTCGTGGGCGGCGATCGGGTGGCGGTGCTGATCTCCGGCCTGGGCGCCACGCCGGTGATGGAGCAGTACATCCTCTACGGCGAGGTGGCCAAGCGCCTGCAGGCGCAGGGCATGACGGTGGCGGTGAACTTCGTCGGCAACCTCTTCACCTCGCTGGAGATGATGGGCGTGACGCTGACGCTGATGAAGCTGGACGACGAGCTGGAGGCCTGCCTGAAGGCGCCGGCGCGCTCGGTCGGTCTCACGGTGGCGGGCGACCTGGGCGTCGGCCGCGCCTACAGCGGCGTGGCGGCGGGCCAGGCGGCTGCTTCATCGGCGCCCGTGGCCGGGAAGGCTGCGACCGCCGCGGCGGCGCCGCGCGGCGTGCAGGGCCCGGCCGTGGCGCTGGCCGGCAGCGGCGCACTGGTGCGCGACCTGATCGCCACCATCGTCGAGCACCGCCAGTTCCTGTCCGACATCGACGGCCTGATCGGCGACGGTGACCACGGCATCAACATGGCCAAGGGCTTCACCGGCTGCGGCACGCGGCTGGACGCGCTGGGCGCCGAGCGCGCCGCGCAGCTGCCCGCCGCGCTGGAGCAGCTCAGCCAGGCGCTGATGGACGACATCGGCGGCTCGATGGGCCCGCTGTACGGCAACTTCTTCCTCGGCTTCGTCAACACGCTGGAGCCCCATCTGTCTACGAGTGGGCAGCTGGACGCCGCGCTCTTCGCCGACGCGCTGGCCGCCGCGGTGGCCAACGTGCAGGCGATGGGCAACGCCCAGGTGGGCGACAAGACGCTGATCGACACCCTGGTGCCGGCGCGTGATGCCTTCCGTGCCGCGGTGGCGGGCGGCGCCGGCTTTGCCGACGCGCTGCAGGCCATGAGCGATGCGGCCGAGCGCGGCAAGGACAGCACGAAGGACCTGCAGGCCCGCATCGGCCGCTCGGCCCGGCTGGGGCCGCGCTCGATCGGCGTGCTCGACGCCGGCGCCACTTCCTGCTGGCTGATCCTGCGCACGATGGCGCAGTCGCTGCAGCGCCAGCTGGCCGGCTGA
- a CDS encoding RpiB/LacA/LacB family sugar-phosphate isomerase, which translates to MKIALGCDEAAYEMKEAIKALLAQQGHELVDFGTHDGSPVLYPDVGVALAEGVARGEAERGLLFCGTGIGMAISANKVPGIRAAQAHDTYSAERASKSNDAQIITIGARVVGIELAKSIVQSFLASAFEPRSLPKLEALAAHEKRLIAAAR; encoded by the coding sequence ATGAAAATCGCCCTTGGCTGCGACGAAGCCGCCTACGAGATGAAGGAAGCCATCAAGGCCCTGCTGGCCCAGCAGGGCCACGAGCTGGTGGACTTCGGCACCCACGACGGCTCGCCGGTGCTCTACCCCGACGTCGGCGTGGCGCTGGCCGAGGGCGTGGCCCGCGGCGAGGCCGAGCGCGGCCTGCTCTTCTGCGGCACCGGCATCGGCATGGCGATCTCCGCCAACAAGGTGCCCGGCATCCGCGCCGCGCAGGCGCACGACACCTACTCCGCCGAGCGCGCCAGCAAGAGCAACGACGCGCAGATCATCACCATCGGCGCGCGCGTGGTCGGCATCGAGCTGGCCAAGTCGATCGTCCAGAGCTTCCTCGCCAGCGCCTTCGAGCCGCGCTCGCTGCCCAAGCTGGAAGCCCTGGCCGCGCACGAGAAGCGCCTGATCGCGGCGGCGCGCTGA
- a CDS encoding sugar-binding transcriptional regulator, with the protein MPLEELTRLATLYYVDGQTQDELSQRFGISRATVGRMLKRAQELGIVEIRVQHHPTLTVDLERELVRRFGITRALLSVDHADAEKQRAILAGLVATWLDRNLSDGAIVAVGMGRNVSAVSEHAMSATRRHATFVCAIGGSYRGGETMNPDHICRRLAARFGGESETLYAPALVGDPALRQALLDNDTVRQTLDKARRADVALVGIGDMSEDSNMVRMGWFSAQEITEAKRQGTVGDMMGYDFIDIHGRPAMTPIQGRVVGLNANDLARIPNVIAIAAEASKVTAILGALRTGTIDTLATTASNAMAVLNLDEAMGGGKVG; encoded by the coding sequence ATGCCGCTGGAAGAGCTCACCCGCCTGGCCACGCTCTACTACGTGGACGGGCAGACGCAGGACGAGCTCTCGCAGCGCTTCGGCATCAGCCGCGCCACCGTCGGGCGCATGCTCAAGCGCGCGCAGGAGCTGGGCATCGTCGAGATCCGCGTCCAGCACCACCCCACGCTGACGGTGGACCTGGAACGCGAGCTGGTGCGGCGCTTCGGCATCACCCGCGCGCTGCTGTCGGTGGACCACGCCGATGCGGAGAAGCAGCGCGCCATCCTCGCCGGCCTGGTCGCCACCTGGCTGGACCGCAACCTCAGCGACGGCGCCATCGTCGCGGTCGGCATGGGCCGCAACGTCAGCGCCGTCAGCGAGCACGCGATGAGCGCCACCCGGCGCCACGCCACCTTCGTCTGCGCCATCGGCGGCAGCTACCGCGGCGGCGAGACCATGAACCCCGACCACATCTGCCGCCGCCTGGCCGCGCGCTTCGGCGGCGAGAGCGAAACGCTCTACGCCCCCGCGCTGGTGGGTGATCCTGCCCTGCGCCAGGCCCTGCTGGACAACGACACCGTGCGCCAGACGCTGGACAAGGCCCGCCGCGCCGACGTGGCGCTGGTGGGCATCGGCGACATGAGCGAAGACAGCAACATGGTCCGCATGGGCTGGTTCAGCGCCCAGGAAATCACCGAGGCCAAGCGCCAGGGCACGGTGGGCGACATGATGGGCTACGACTTCATCGACATCCACGGCCGCCCGGCCATGACGCCCATCCAGGGCCGCGTGGTCGGCCTGAACGCCAACGACCTGGCCCGCATCCCCAACGTGATCGCCATCGCCGCCGAAGCAAGCAAGGTCACCGCCATCCTCGGCGCCCTGCGCACCGGCACCATCGACACCCTGGCCACCACGGCCAGCAATGCGATGGCGGTGTTGAATCTGGATGAGGCGATGGGTGGGGGGAAGGTGGGGTAA